The nucleotide sequence TGAAAAATAATCTTTTAAATTAAATGAAATGTGAGTTAAAACACCATATTTTATTGTAATGGTTTGAGGGAAACAAATAAAATTATTTGTATTTTGTCTCCCTATTCCGAATAGTCATTTTATAATATTTGTTTAAACTGTTAACTCTTTTTGTTCAGTGCTTAATTTGAACAGTTTATAATTCATAGCATCTGTTAATGCCATAATACTTGCTTCAATAATATTTTCAGATAATCCAACCGTTGACCATGTCAATTCACCGTCACTTGATTCTATTAAAACTCTTACTTTTGCTTTGGTACCATTCTTATCGCCAAGAACTCTAACTTTATAATCTACCAATTTTATCTGCGCTATTTCCGGAAAAAATCTTGTAAGAGCTTTTCTAATTGCACTATCCAAAGCATTAACCGGACCGTTACCATCAGCCGCTGTATGTTCAATTTCTCCATTTACTTCAACTTTTAGTACTGCTTCGGAATAATGAATATTATTTTGATCTTGAAGAACATTTACCTTAGCATATTTAACGCTGAAAAACGGTTTATATTCTTTTAACTCGGCTCTTAAAAGTAATTCAAAAGTCCCTTCCGCTCCGTCAAACTGATATCCGTCAAATTCCATAGTTTTTAAATAATTAACAAAATTTTTGCTGAATTCTTTTTCTTCAGGAAGGTTAATGCCAAATTCTTTTGCTTTATATCTAATATTACTTTGTCCGGCAAGATCAGAAACAACTACTCTTTGTTTATTGCCAACCGCGCTTGGACTAAGATGCTCATACATTCTACTGTCTTTCAAGACTGAACTTACGTGTATTCCGCCTTTATGCGCAAATGCAGAATTTCCGACAAACGCAGCTCGAGTGTTTGGTTCAATGTTCATTATTTCTGAAATAAAATGCGACATTGATGTTAACTTGGAAACGTCCAATGAACCGGAAAATTCTTTGTTCATCTTAAATTTTAAATTGGGTATAATGCTTGAAAGATTTGCGTTTCCGCATCTTTCACCCACACCATTCATAGTTCCTTGAACGTGCACGGCGCCTGCTCTCACGGCCATCAAAGTATTTGCGACGCCAAGATCACCATCATTATGAGCGTGTATTCCAATTGGAATATTAAAATTATTTTTAACATCGGTTACAATATCAAAAATTTCATTTGGCAATGTACCGCCGTTGGTATCGCACAATACTAAAACTTTTGCGCCGGCATTTTCAGCTGCTTTTATCATTTTAAAAGCAAAGCTTCTATCATCTTTGTAGCCGTCAAAAAAATGTTCGGCATCAAAAATTACCTGCCTTCCTTCTGTACCTAAATATTCAACAGAATTAAAAATCAATTCTTCATTTTGTGAATCAGTTAAACCCAAACTAACCTCGGAATGAAAGCGCCATGTTTTTCCAAATATTGAAATATAAGGTGATTCAGCTTTTAACAATAATTGTAGATTGTGATCTTCCTTAATTTTATCAGGATATCTTGCGGTTGAACCAAATGCACAAATTTTTGAATGGGATAAATCCAAATTTCTCACCAAACGAAAATATTCTTCATCCTTTGGATTACTGCCAGGCCATCCGCCCTCAATAATATCAATGCCGAATGAATCCAATTTTTGAGTAATTAAAAGTTTGTCCTGAAGCGAAAGGTTAATTTTTTCACCTTGAGTTCCATCCCGCAAAGTTGTGTCAAATAATTCTATTTTCATTTTATTTTCTTGGTTAGTTATATCATATTATTTTTTCTTGCATACTCAAAAATACCGCCGGCTTCTACAATTGGAAGAACGCTTCCTAGAGGCTTTAATTCGTATTTTTTATTTTTAGAAATATTTAACAAAGAATAATTTTCAAGATCAATCTCAATCTCATCTTTAGTTTCAATTTCCTTATTTAGTTTTACGGGAGACTCAAGCGGGACCAAAAATCCGCCATCAACAGAATTTCTGTAAAAAATTCTAGCATAGGATTCGGCAATTATCGCTTTTACACCGGCCATATTTAACGCGAACGGGGCGTGTTCACGTGATGATCCGCAGCCGAAATTAGATCCTCCAATCAGAATATTAAATTCAGACAAATAATTGTCGCCTTCAATAAACGGTTTTCCTCCGTCTGGTAATCCGGCTTGATTTATTGGAACTCCGGATAAGGCAAATTGTCCGTATTTTTTTGATTCTTCTTCATCAGTAAGACTATAAACCAAATGCTCCGCAGGAATTATTTGATCGGTATCAATATTATCACCTAAAACAAATGCTCTGCCTTTAATTTTTTTATCCATATTAACCTTTTTGTTTAATTCAATTTTCAGAATTATTATTGGGAAACTTAAATTAAGAAATCTCTCGGATCAGTAATAACACCTGTAACAGCAGAAGCTGCAACAGTTAGTGGTGATGCAAGATAAACTTCTGATTTTTTGCTTCCCATTCTTCCGGGGAAATTTCTATTCGTTGTTGAAATAACAACATCCTTGTCAACACTTCTTCCTACTGTATCATCCGGTCCGCCAAGACAAGCAGCGCAAGAGCTTTGAGCAATTACACATCCAGCATTTTGGAAAATCTCTTTTAATGATATTCCATTATAGCTTTCTACTTCCAATTCTTTTGCAACTTGAGTCGAAGCCGGCACTATAAAAGTTGGGACTTTAACTTTATTTCCAAAAATAATTTTTGCGGCAAAAATAAAATCAGTTAGTTTTCCGCCAGTACATGAGCCGATATAAGCTTTTGTTAAATTTGTTCCTTGAACATTTCTAACGGTATCTTTATTATCCGGACTATGCGGTTTTGCAACTATTGGTTCCATTTTATTTACATCATACGTAAACTTGCTAAAATATTTTGCATCAGCGTCAGAATTAAAAATTTCATATTCATAAACACCTTTGGACTTTACATAATCTTCGGTTACAGAATCTGCTGCTATAATACCATTCATTGCTCCTGCTTCAATTGCCATATTTGTAAGAGTCATTCGTTCATTCATTTCCAAAGAAAATACACCTTCGCCGTCAAACTCCAATGCTCTGTAAGTTCCACCGTCTGTTGTTATATCTCCAAGAATTGCTAATATCAAGTCTTTTGCGGTTAAATATTTTGGCAGAGTTCCATTAAAAGTAAATTTCATAGTTTCAGGAATTTTTTCCCAAATTTTCCCTGTACCAAGAATAAAAGCCGCGTCTGTATTTCCAACACCGGTAGAAAACATTCCAAATGCGCCAGATGTGCAAGTATGAGAATCTGTTCCAATTAAAACTTTTCCGGGTACGTTATAACCTTCTTCGGCTAACGCAATATGGCAAACACCTTTATATCTTTCGGTTCCAACGTCATAATAATTATCAACTTGATAGTCATTGGCAAACTGTCTTAAAATTTCTACATTTCTGTTCGCGTGTTTGTTGGCAGTAAAAATATAATGATCCGGAAAAATCACTAATTTATCTTTATCCCAAATTTTTGCTTTTTCACCAAACTGTTCTTTCCAAATCCCAATCGTTGGCGGTCCGCATACATCATGAGTCATAAGTGTATCAACGTTTAGCCAAACACTTTCTCCCGGAGTTACATTTCTCATTCCGGCAGATCTTGCCAGTATTTTTTCGGTTATTGTCATTCCCATAAATTTATCCTTTATACAGCTTTTGTCATTTCATTTTGTGAGTTAAAATTCTGTTCTAATTTTAATGAGGTATTTTTTTTGTTTAACGCGCTAAGATACGCAAGCGCGCTTGCTTCAATAACGTCGGTAGAAGTTCCTCTGCCGGTATAGGATTTCGAATTGCTTCGAATTCTAACTAACACTTCGCCCATTGCCTGTCTGCCAGAAGTAACTGATCTAACATTATATGATTCCACTTCAGGGTGAATTTTTAATGCTCTTTCAATAGCATTGAATACAGCGTCTATTGGTCCGTCGCCAATTGCCGATTCTTGAATAATTTCATTATCAACTTTTATTCTTACAACAGCATTTGGTATTGAATTTGATCCAGAAGTTATTTGCAGATGATCCAAAGTAAATTGTTCGTCTTTATGGGCAACAGTGTCTCCCATTAAAATCCTAAGATCTTCATCGAATACTTCTTTCTTTTTATCGGCAAGTTTTGTGAATTCATCATAAATTTGAATTAACTGTTCTTCTTCAATTTCATAACCAAGTTCTTTAAGTCTTGCTTTTAATCCGTGTCTGCCTGAATGTCTTCCTAAAATAATTTTTGTTTTAGGATAGCCGACTATTTCCGGGGTCATAATTTCATAAGTTTCTCTATTTTTCAGCATTCCGTCCTGATGAATTCCAGATTCATGAGCGAACGCATTTTCGCCGACTATTGCTTTATTACGTTGAACTAAAATGCCGGTAAACCCTGAAACTAATTTACTTGAGTTATATATTTCTCGAGTATTAATTTCAGTATCAAAGTTCATAAGATCAGCTCTAACTTTTAACGCCATCACAATTTCTTCAAGAGATGCGTTTCCGGCACGTTCACCAATTCCATTAACCGTACATTCAATTTGCCGCGCACCATTTTCAATTGATGCAATTGAATTTGCTACTGCTAAGCCAAGATCATTATGACAATGTACGCTAATAATCGCTTTATCAATATTTCCGACTCTACGTTTTAATTCTTTTATTTTATTGCCGAATTCGGTTGGGAATGTGTAGCCTGTAGTATCAGGAATGTTTACTGTTGTTGCGCCCGCTGCTATTGCGGTTTCAATTACTTCAGCTAAATAACCTATTTCCGTACGCCCAGCATCTTCCGCCGAAAATTCCACGTCGTCACAAAGACTTTTTGCGTATGCAACTGAATCGTATGCCATTTTTAAAATCGTTTTACGTTTTTCTTCTAATGAACGACCATATTTTTCATGCCCGAACTTTCCAAGAATATGATAATCAGATGTACTTGTAAAAGTATGAATTCTTTTTTGTTTGGCGGGTTGAAGTGCTTTAAAAGCAGATTCAATATCTTTCTCATTTGCTCTTGCAAGCCCGGCAATTGTTCTTTCAACTTCTGATGAAATTGCGTGAACTGCGTCAAATTGCGCAGGAGAAGAAATAGGAAAACCCGCTTCAATAACATCAACATTTAATTTGGCAAGTTGATGGGCAATTTCCAATTTTTCATAAATGTTTAACGATGCACCCGGAGATTGTTCGCCGTCTCTTAATGTTGTATCAAATATTATAATTTTTTCTTTCACATCCGCCTCGTTTACTTAGATTAAAGTAAAAAAACTCCTATTGATTCATCTGCAAAAATTTTCTCAATATTATTTATAATTAAAGATGTCATTTCTGTTGTTGAAACAACTTTACTATCAGATGAAGCAATATCAACGGTTCTAAAACCTTCATCCAATGTTAATGAAATAGCTCTTTCTATAATTTCTGCGGCTTTTGTCATTCCAAATGAAAGATCGAATAGCATTGCCGAAGAAGAAATTGCCGCTATAGGATTTGCTTTATTTTGTCCGGCAATATCTGGTGCGCTGCCGTGTACAGGTTCATATAATGAATATTTAGTTCCAATACTCGCCGATGGCAGCATTCCCAAACTTCCGGTTATCATTCCGGCAATATCACTTAAAATATCACCAAAAATATTTGATGTGAGAATTACGTCAAACTGTTTGGGATTTCTAACGATTTGCATTGCCGCGTTATCCACATACATGTGGTTTAATTTTATTCCGGGATATTCTTTATGAATTTTTTCAACCGTGTTTCGCCAAAACTGCGAAACTTCAAGAACGTTTGCTTTATCAACACTTGTCACAACTTTTTCTCTTTTGGAAGCAATTTCAAATGCCTTTCTTGCAATTCTTTCAACTTCTTCGGTTGTGTAAACCATCGTGTTCCAACCTTTGTTTTCATCCATACCTCTCGGTTTGCCGAAATAAATTCCGCCGGTCAATTCGCGCAGCACAATAAAATCAGTACCTTCAAGTACTTCTTTTTTTAAAGTAGAATTATCCAGCATAGAGGGATAAATTTTTGCGGGACGAATATTAGCGAACAGCCCCAAACTTTCTCTCAGTTTTAGCAAAGCGGCTTCCGGTTTCAAGTGATGCGGAAGTTTTTCCCATTGCAGACCGCCAACGGCACCCAAGAAAACTGCATCCGAACTATAACATCCATCTAAGGTCTCTTGTGTTAACGGCGTTCCGAATTTATCATAAGAATTTCCACCGATAGCATATTCGTTGAACTCTAATTTTACGTTGAATTTTTCAGCAACAAACTCCATTACTTTTATAGCAGCTTGTGTAACTTCTATTCCAATTCCGTCGCCAGGTAAAAGTGCGATTTTATAATTCATTTTCCACCATTATTTTTTATTTGTTCTTAAAAGCCAAGACATCATTTTCCTCAGTTCACCTCCAACTTTTTCAATTCCGTGCTGCTGGTTTGAGCTACGAAGTTTTCCAAAATTTTGCGAACCGTTTTTAATTTCGGAAATAAATTCATTTGCAAAACTTCCGTCCTGAACTTCGGTTAATATTTTCTTCATTTCCTTTTTTGTTTCTTCTGTAATAAGTCTTGGTCCGCGAGTCATTCCACCGTATTCTGCAGTATCGCTTACTGAGAAATTCATTCTGGAAAGTCCGCCTTCATAATATAAATCAACAATTAATTTCATCTCGTGCATGCATTCAAAATATGCCAGTTCAGGTGGATATCCGGCGTCAACCAAAACTTCAAATCCGGCTTTAATTAATTCCGCTGAACCACCGCATAATACGGCTTGTTCGCCAAAAAGATCTGTTTCGGTTTCATCTTTGAAATTCGTTTCTATAACACCGGCTTTTGTTCCGCCAATACCTTTTGCCCAAGCTAACGCCAAATCTTTTGTGTTGCCGGAATAATCTTGATGAACTGCTATCAAGCATGGTACACCATTGCCTTGTTCAAAAGTTCTTCTTACCAAATGTCCGGGACTTTTAGGAGCAATCATCATAACGTTAACATTTGCAGGAGGAACAATTTGTTTGTAATGAATATTAAAACCGTGACCGAACGCTAATGTATCTCCTTCTTTTAAGTAAGGAGCTATTTCCGCATCATAAACTTCTTTCTGAAATTGGTCAGGTAAAAGAATCATTATCACATTTGAATTCTTTACCGCATCAGAAACAGTATAGACTTTAAGTCCAGCTTCTTCCGCAACTTTCCAATTTTTGCTTGATTCTTTTAAACCAACGCACACGTTCATTCCGCTGTCTTTAAGATTTAGCGAATGTGCGTGACCTTGACTTCCATATCCAAGAACCGCAATTTTCTTATTTTTTAGTAGATCTAATGATGCATCTTGATCATAATAAACTTTCATTGTTACTCCATCTATTTTGATTTAATTTTCTTTTGTGCCGGAATTATTTGTTCTCCTCTTTTCATGGCAATTGTTCCTGATCTAGCCATTTCCTTAATGCCAAACGGTAGAAAAACATTTACCGCGGCTTCTATTTTTTCCGGCGGGCCGGTAATTTCCAATGTTATGCTTTTGTTGTTTATATCAACAACTTTTCCTCTGAAAATATCACTTAAATTTTTAATTTCATGAATAGAATTGTTTTCTAAATTAACTTTTAACAAAGCGAGTTCACGCACTGTTTTTGGTTCTTTACTTAAATCAACCACTTTAATTGTATCAATTAATCTATTGAGCTGTTTAACAACTTGGTCTAAAATCTGATCATTCCCTTCTGTAACGATCGTCATTCTAGATACTTCGTCTATCTCGGTTTGTCCAATTGAAATAGATTCAATATTAAATCCTTTTCCGCTGAACATGGTCGCTACACGATCAAAAGCGCCGAAAGTATTTTCTACTAATACAGAAATTATTCTTTTCATTTATTACACCATTTTTTTAGGATTAAGTCTTTTCAATATCATATCACTAACTGAACCACCGGCTGGAACCATCGGAAATACCATATCTTCCTTTACGACTTTGAATTCGATAAGTGTTGGACCATCATTATAGTTCAATACTTTTTCAAGTAATGTATCCACCTCATCCATTCTATCGGTTGAATATGATTTAACTCCAAATGCCTCAGCAACTTTTGTAAAATCAGGATTGCTCTTACTTAAATCGGTAAAGCTGTATTTTTCCGCATGATACAACTCCTGCCACTGCCTAACCATTCCGAGGAAACTATTGTTAATAATTATAAACTTTATCGGGAGTTTATGCGCAACGGCTGTAATAAGCTCCTGGATATTCATCTGGAATCCGCCGTCTCCGCTGAATGATATGATTGTTTTATTTGTTCCCGCAAATGCAGCGCCAATTGAAGCCGGAACAGAAAATCCCATTGTGCCTAATCCGCCGCTGGTTACGTGAGATCTGGGATTTGTAAATTTATAATATTGAGCAACCCACATTTGATGCTGACCAACATCGGTAACAATTATTGCGTCTCCTTTAGTAGCTTCGGAAATCCTTTCAATTACATATTCGGTGCGCAATTTTATATCATCTTTATCGTAGCATAAAGGACAATCAGTTCTCCATTGATTAATTTGATTCCACCATGGAGTAAGATCCTGTTTATGCTCAATCTCCGCCGCAATTTCAGCGATTACATGTTTTACATCCCCAACAATCGGCAGATCAACCAAAACATTTTTGTCAATAGCTGTTGGATCAATATCAACGTGAATTTTATATGAATTTTTTGAAAATGTTTCAATATTACCTGTAACCCGGTCATCAAATCTAGCGCCCAATGCTACTAATACATCGCATTCGTTAATTGCCATATTAGCCCAAAATGTTCCATGCATTCCTAGCATTCCCAATGATTGCGGATCAGTTCCGGGGAAAGCTCCTAATCCTTGTAAAGTCATGGTAACCGGTAAATTATTTTCTTTGGCTAAAACTTGAAGTTCTTTATTTCCATTGGACATTATAACGCCGCCGCCGACATACAACAAAGGTTTTTTAGCATTTTGTATAATTTGCGCAGCCTTTTTAATTTGGTTGATATGCCCTTTATACTGAGGCTTATATCCTCTAATATCAATTTTGGATGGGTAAACAAATTCCGTTTCCATAGCAATAATATTTTTTGGTAAGTCAACAAGAACAGGTCCAGGCCTTCCCGTTGAAGCAATGAAAAATGCTTTTTGAATTGTTGAAGCTAATTCATCAACAGATCTGACTAAAAAATTATGTTTGGTTATTGGACGAGTAATTCCGACAATATCGGCTTCTTGAAAAGCATCGTTTCCAATCAAGTGAGTTGCAACTTGTCCGGTAAAAACAACCAATGGAACAGAATCCATATAAGCATCAGCGATTCCGGTAACTGTATTTGTTGCGCCTGGCCCAGAAGTAACCAAAACAACGCCCGGCTTACCTGTTACCATCGCATAACCTTTAGCCATATGAGTTGCACCCTGTTCGTGTCTAACTAAAATATGTTGTAGGAAATCCACATCGTATAATTTTTCATAAATTTTAAGTGTTGCTCCACCGGGATAGCCAAAAATAACTTCTACATTTTCTTTTTTTAATGCTTCAAAAAATATTTCAGCACCTGACATTTTTTTTGATGTGCTCATTTTCTTTTCCTTCCATCTATATTTTAGATTTTTAATATTGCGCCGGTATTAGCAGAAGTTACTAATTTAGTATACCTTGCTAAAAATCCTTTTTTAATTTTGGGTTCAAACTTAGTTAAATTTTGTAATCTATTATTTATTTCCTCTTCACTCAAAAGTACTTCTAATTTCTTATTAGGTATATCAATTGAAATAATATCTCCGTTTTTAACAATTGCGATAACTCCGCCTTCGGCAGCTTCCGGCGAAACGTGTCCGATACAAGCACCTCTTGTTCCTCCTGAAAATCTTCCGTCAGTAATCAAAGCTACTTTGCTTCCTAAACCCATTCCCATTATAGCACTTGTTGGTGCGAGCATTTCAGGCATTCCGGGTCCACCTTTAGGTCCTTCAAATCTGATTACAACTACGTCGCCCGCTTTTACTGAATTATTTTTTATTCCTTCTAATGCATCATCTTGACTTTCAAAAATCACAGCCGGACCTTTATGTACTAGCATTTCTTTATCAACGGCTGCAGTTTTAACAATAGCTCCGTCTTTTGCCAAATTTCCAAACAGCACTGTTAAACCGCCGGTTTTTGAATATGCATTATCTAAGGTTCTAATTACTTCATTATTTAAAATTTTAGATTCATTAACATTTTCTAATAATGTTTTTCCAGTTACTGTAATTACATCATTTGAAATTAATTTTTTGTCTTTGGAAAGCTCATTAATGATTGCGGAAATCCCACCGGCATATTCTACATCTTCAATATGAATATCAGGTCGGGCCGGACTAACTTTACAAATATTCGGAGTATTTTCCGAAATTTTATTTATTTCATTAAGGTCAATTTCAATTCCGGCTTCATTGGCAATTGCCAAGGTGTGCAAAATAGTATTGGTACTTCCACCCATTGCAACATCCAATGTGATCGCATTTCTTATAGAATTGTTAGTTATAATATCTAAAGGTTTAATATCCTTTTCAATAAGCATAAAAATTTGTTTTGCCGCTTTTTCTGCCAATTTTTTTC is from Ignavibacteriota bacterium and encodes:
- a CDS encoding 3-isopropylmalate dehydratase translates to MDKKIKGRAFVLGDNIDTDQIIPAEHLVYSLTDEEESKKYGQFALSGVPINQAGLPDGGKPFIEGDNYLSEFNILIGGSNFGCGSSREHAPFALNMAGVKAIIAESYARIFYRNSVDGGFLVPLESPVKLNKEIETKDEIEIDLENYSLLNISKNKKYELKPLGSVLPIVEAGGIFEYARKNNMI
- the ilvB gene encoding biosynthetic-type acetolactate synthase large subunit, encoding MSTSKKMSGAEIFFEALKKENVEVIFGYPGGATLKIYEKLYDVDFLQHILVRHEQGATHMAKGYAMVTGKPGVVLVTSGPGATNTVTGIADAYMDSVPLVVFTGQVATHLIGNDAFQEADIVGITRPITKHNFLVRSVDELASTIQKAFFIASTGRPGPVLVDLPKNIIAMETEFVYPSKIDIRGYKPQYKGHINQIKKAAQIIQNAKKPLLYVGGGVIMSNGNKELQVLAKENNLPVTMTLQGLGAFPGTDPQSLGMLGMHGTFWANMAINECDVLVALGARFDDRVTGNIETFSKNSYKIHVDIDPTAIDKNVLVDLPIVGDVKHVIAEIAAEIEHKQDLTPWWNQINQWRTDCPLCYDKDDIKLRTEYVIERISEATKGDAIIVTDVGQHQMWVAQYYKFTNPRSHVTSGGLGTMGFSVPASIGAAFAGTNKTIISFSGDGGFQMNIQELITAVAHKLPIKFIIINNSFLGMVRQWQELYHAEKYSFTDLSKSNPDFTKVAEAFGVKSYSTDRMDEVDTLLEKVLNYNDGPTLIEFKVVKEDMVFPMVPAGGSVSDMILKRLNPKKMV
- the ilvD gene encoding dihydroxy-acid dehydratase: MRSDTIKKGYDKAPHRSLLKATGVIKSDEDFNKPFIGICNSYIDLIPGHVHLQEFGKVIKDAVRKFGGVPFEFNTIGVDDGIAMGHIGMRYSLASREIIADSVETVVEAHRLDGMICIPNCDKIVPGMLMGAVRVNVPTIFISGGPMKAGKLSNGKSSDLITVFEGVGKYQSGEIGDAELKELEDVSCPTCGSCSGMFTANSMNCLMEAIGIALPGNGTILAIDEGRKKLAEKAAKQIFMLIEKDIKPLDIITNNSIRNAITLDVAMGGSTNTILHTLAIANEAGIEIDLNEINKISENTPNICKVSPARPDIHIEDVEYAGGISAIINELSKDKKLISNDVITVTGKTLLENVNESKILNNEVIRTLDNAYSKTGGLTVLFGNLAKDGAIVKTAAVDKEMLVHKGPAVIFESQDDALEGIKNNSVKAGDVVVIRFEGPKGGPGMPEMLAPTSAIMGMGLGSKVALITDGRFSGGTRGACIGHVSPEAAEGGVIAIVKNGDIISIDIPNKKLEVLLSEEEINNRLQNLTKFEPKIKKGFLARYTKLVTSANTGAILKI
- a CDS encoding citramalate synthase; amino-acid sequence: MKIELFDTTLRDGTQGEKINLSLQDKLLITQKLDSFGIDIIEGGWPGSNPKDEEYFRLVRNLDLSHSKICAFGSTARYPDKIKEDHNLQLLLKAESPYISIFGKTWRFHSEVSLGLTDSQNEELIFNSVEYLGTEGRQVIFDAEHFFDGYKDDRSFAFKMIKAAENAGAKVLVLCDTNGGTLPNEIFDIVTDVKNNFNIPIGIHAHNDGDLGVANTLMAVRAGAVHVQGTMNGVGERCGNANLSSIIPNLKFKMNKEFSGSLDVSKLTSMSHFISEIMNIEPNTRAAFVGNSAFAHKGGIHVSSVLKDSRMYEHLSPSAVGNKQRVVVSDLAGQSNIRYKAKEFGINLPEEKEFSKNFVNYLKTMEFDGYQFDGAEGTFELLLRAELKEYKPFFSVKYAKVNVLQDQNNIHYSEAVLKVEVNGEIEHTAADGNGPVNALDSAIRKALTRFFPEIAQIKLVDYKVRVLGDKNGTKAKVRVLIESSDGELTWSTVGLSENIIEASIMALTDAMNYKLFKLSTEQKELTV
- the ilvN gene encoding acetolactate synthase small subunit — translated: MKRIISVLVENTFGAFDRVATMFSGKGFNIESISIGQTEIDEVSRMTIVTEGNDQILDQVVKQLNRLIDTIKVVDLSKEPKTVRELALLKVNLENNSIHEIKNLSDIFRGKVVDINNKSITLEITGPPEKIEAAVNVFLPFGIKEMARSGTIAMKRGEQIIPAQKKIKSK
- the leuB gene encoding 3-isopropylmalate dehydrogenase, with product MNYKIALLPGDGIGIEVTQAAIKVMEFVAEKFNVKLEFNEYAIGGNSYDKFGTPLTQETLDGCYSSDAVFLGAVGGLQWEKLPHHLKPEAALLKLRESLGLFANIRPAKIYPSMLDNSTLKKEVLEGTDFIVLRELTGGIYFGKPRGMDENKGWNTMVYTTEEVERIARKAFEIASKREKVVTSVDKANVLEVSQFWRNTVEKIHKEYPGIKLNHMYVDNAAMQIVRNPKQFDVILTSNIFGDILSDIAGMITGSLGMLPSASIGTKYSLYEPVHGSAPDIAGQNKANPIAAISSSAMLFDLSFGMTKAAEIIERAISLTLDEGFRTVDIASSDSKVVSTTEMTSLIINNIEKIFADESIGVFLL
- a CDS encoding 3-isopropylmalate dehydratase large subunit, producing the protein MGMTITEKILARSAGMRNVTPGESVWLNVDTLMTHDVCGPPTIGIWKEQFGEKAKIWDKDKLVIFPDHYIFTANKHANRNVEILRQFANDYQVDNYYDVGTERYKGVCHIALAEEGYNVPGKVLIGTDSHTCTSGAFGMFSTGVGNTDAAFILGTGKIWEKIPETMKFTFNGTLPKYLTAKDLILAILGDITTDGGTYRALEFDGEGVFSLEMNERMTLTNMAIEAGAMNGIIAADSVTEDYVKSKGVYEYEIFNSDADAKYFSKFTYDVNKMEPIVAKPHSPDNKDTVRNVQGTNLTKAYIGSCTGGKLTDFIFAAKIIFGNKVKVPTFIVPASTQVAKELEVESYNGISLKEIFQNAGCVIAQSSCAACLGGPDDTVGRSVDKDVVISTTNRNFPGRMGSKKSEVYLASPLTVAASAVTGVITDPRDFLI
- the ilvC gene encoding ketol-acid reductoisomerase, whose protein sequence is MKVYYDQDASLDLLKNKKIAVLGYGSQGHAHSLNLKDSGMNVCVGLKESSKNWKVAEEAGLKVYTVSDAVKNSNVIMILLPDQFQKEVYDAEIAPYLKEGDTLAFGHGFNIHYKQIVPPANVNVMMIAPKSPGHLVRRTFEQGNGVPCLIAVHQDYSGNTKDLALAWAKGIGGTKAGVIETNFKDETETDLFGEQAVLCGGSAELIKAGFEVLVDAGYPPELAYFECMHEMKLIVDLYYEGGLSRMNFSVSDTAEYGGMTRGPRLITEETKKEMKKILTEVQDGSFANEFISEIKNGSQNFGKLRSSNQQHGIEKVGGELRKMMSWLLRTNKK
- a CDS encoding 2-isopropylmalate synthase, with translation MKEKIIIFDTTLRDGEQSPGASLNIYEKLEIAHQLAKLNVDVIEAGFPISSPAQFDAVHAISSEVERTIAGLARANEKDIESAFKALQPAKQKRIHTFTSTSDYHILGKFGHEKYGRSLEEKRKTILKMAYDSVAYAKSLCDDVEFSAEDAGRTEIGYLAEVIETAIAAGATTVNIPDTTGYTFPTEFGNKIKELKRRVGNIDKAIISVHCHNDLGLAVANSIASIENGARQIECTVNGIGERAGNASLEEIVMALKVRADLMNFDTEINTREIYNSSKLVSGFTGILVQRNKAIVGENAFAHESGIHQDGMLKNRETYEIMTPEIVGYPKTKIILGRHSGRHGLKARLKELGYEIEEEQLIQIYDEFTKLADKKKEVFDEDLRILMGDTVAHKDEQFTLDHLQITSGSNSIPNAVVRIKVDNEIIQESAIGDGPIDAVFNAIERALKIHPEVESYNVRSVTSGRQAMGEVLVRIRSNSKSYTGRGTSTDVIEASALAYLSALNKKNTSLKLEQNFNSQNEMTKAV